The proteins below come from a single Kiloniellales bacterium genomic window:
- a CDS encoding energy transducer TonB, whose product MRGGMISSTLLHLAVLIVIAVGLPDFGRDLEVAPPIPVEIATIDDLTRPKPSKTQKPEPKVAEVEEPQEIPDAPPPPPRPVAAPPPPPEPAPEPQQQAALPDPTPPEPTPEPEPEPLPLPEPEAKPEPKEEVKEKPKPKPPAPRPNRKPQVKLAKKPEKKKEEPKEDRLASILNNVDQLKKEIPTPSEEKKQEAPQSRQQVSALDQRVTISEKDAIIRHVSRCWNVPAGARDAEKLIVGLRVYLHVDGTVQRTQIEDLSRLRDPFFRAAAEAADRAVRRCSPLPTPNKDYSAWRVMLLNFDPSEMLGQ is encoded by the coding sequence ATGCGCGGTGGCATGATCTCCTCGACCCTGCTGCACCTGGCGGTGCTGATCGTGATCGCGGTCGGCCTGCCGGACTTCGGCCGGGACCTGGAGGTCGCGCCGCCGATCCCGGTCGAGATCGCGACCATCGACGATCTGACCCGCCCCAAGCCGAGCAAGACGCAGAAGCCGGAGCCCAAGGTCGCGGAGGTGGAAGAGCCGCAGGAGATCCCCGACGCGCCGCCACCGCCGCCGCGCCCGGTGGCCGCGCCGCCACCGCCGCCCGAGCCAGCCCCGGAGCCGCAGCAGCAGGCGGCGCTGCCCGACCCGACGCCGCCGGAGCCGACCCCGGAGCCCGAGCCGGAACCTTTGCCCCTGCCCGAGCCCGAGGCGAAGCCCGAGCCTAAGGAAGAGGTCAAGGAGAAGCCGAAGCCGAAACCGCCGGCGCCCCGACCGAACCGCAAGCCGCAGGTGAAGCTGGCCAAAAAGCCCGAGAAGAAGAAGGAAGAGCCGAAGGAGGATCGGCTGGCGTCGATCCTGAACAACGTCGACCAGCTGAAGAAGGAAATTCCTACGCCCAGCGAGGAGAAGAAGCAGGAGGCGCCGCAGTCCCGACAGCAGGTATCGGCTCTTGATCAGAGAGTGACGATCAGCGAGAAGGACGCGATCATTCGGCACGTCTCACGTTGCTGGAACGTACCGGCTGGGGCGCGAGATGCGGAGAAGCTGATTGTTGGGCTCCGGGTCTACCTCCATGTCGATGGCACGGTCCAACGAACCCAGATTGAAGACCTATCGCGTCTTAGAGATCCCTTCTTCAGAGCCGCTGCCGAAGCGGCCGACAGGGCGGTGAGGCGTTGCAGCCCTCTGCCTACGCCGAATAAGGACTACAGCGCTTGGCGAGTCATGCTTCTCAATTTCGATCCGTCGGAGATGTTGGGACAATGA
- the tolB gene encoding Tol-Pal system beta propeller repeat protein TolB — protein sequence MKHLVHRKMAVAILGLLALAVFGSPVRAELRIDITRGIVEPIPVAVTEFYGDEAEQAQIGRDIAGVIAANLERSGLFRPVDKRAFIQDAESLRAAPRFADWRLINAQALVNGSIQQQADGRLNVEFRLWDVYAEKQMTGFAYFTTPTNWRRIAHIISDAIYQRLTGEDGYFDTRVVYIAESGPQTRRIKRLAIMDQDGENHRFLTDGGSLVLTPRFSPTNQEITYVSYIGKIPRVYLFNLNTGQREVLGDFPGMTFAPRFSPDGNDVIMSLARDGNSDVYVMDLRTRSLRRLTNHPSIDISPSFSPDKSKIIFNSDRGGSQQLYVMNGDGSGVRRISFGKGRYATPVWSPRGDLIAFTRIHQGQFYVGVMRPDGSGERMLVNDFRIEGPTWAPNGRILAFFRQGQSNERGQVSTKLYTIDLTGYNEREMITPIDGSDPAWSPLNP from the coding sequence ATGAAACACTTGGTACATCGGAAGATGGCGGTCGCCATCCTCGGCCTCCTCGCTCTTGCGGTCTTCGGTTCGCCCGTGCGGGCCGAGCTGCGGATCGACATCACGCGTGGCATCGTCGAGCCGATACCGGTGGCGGTGACCGAATTTTACGGAGACGAGGCCGAGCAGGCGCAAATCGGCCGCGATATCGCAGGTGTGATCGCCGCGAACCTCGAACGCTCCGGCCTGTTTCGGCCTGTCGACAAGCGTGCCTTCATCCAGGACGCCGAGAGCCTGCGTGCCGCACCGCGTTTCGCCGACTGGCGCCTGATCAACGCCCAGGCGCTGGTCAACGGCAGCATCCAGCAGCAGGCCGACGGCCGGCTCAACGTCGAGTTCCGGCTCTGGGACGTCTACGCCGAGAAGCAGATGACCGGCTTTGCCTACTTCACCACGCCGACCAACTGGCGCCGGATCGCCCACATCATCTCCGATGCGATCTACCAGCGCCTGACCGGCGAGGACGGCTACTTCGACACCCGGGTCGTCTACATCGCCGAGAGTGGCCCGCAGACCCGGCGCATCAAGCGCCTGGCGATCATGGACCAGGACGGCGAGAACCACCGCTTCCTGACCGACGGCGGCTCGCTGGTGCTGACCCCGCGTTTCTCGCCGACCAACCAGGAGATCACTTACGTCTCCTACATCGGCAAGATCCCGCGGGTCTATCTCTTCAACCTGAACACCGGCCAGCGCGAGGTCCTGGGCGATTTCCCGGGCATGACCTTCGCGCCGCGCTTTTCGCCCGACGGCAACGACGTGATCATGAGCCTGGCCCGCGACGGCAACTCCGACGTCTACGTCATGGACCTGCGGACCCGCAGCCTGCGGCGCCTGACCAACCATCCCTCGATCGACATCTCGCCGTCCTTCTCACCGGACAAGTCGAAGATCATCTTCAACTCCGACCGGGGCGGCAGCCAGCAGCTCTACGTCATGAACGGCGACGGCTCGGGCGTGCGCCGGATCAGCTTCGGCAAGGGCCGCTATGCGACCCCGGTCTGGTCGCCGCGCGGCGACCTCATCGCCTTCACGCGGATTCATCAGGGCCAGTTCTACGTCGGCGTCATGCGCCCCGACGGCTCGGGCGAACGCATGCTGGTCAACGACTTCCGGATCGAGGGGCCGACCTGGGCGCCGAACGGGCGCATCCTCGCCTTCTTCCGGCAAGGTCAATCCAATGAAAGGGGCCAAGTTTCGACCAAGCTGTACACAATAGACCTCACCGGTTATAACGAACGCGAAATGATCACGCCTATCGATGGCTCCGACCCGGCGTGGTCTCCGCTCAATCCTTAG